TTGTTTTGTCAGATTTGAATCTTTGCAGGGATGAATTTCTTCAAAAAATGGTTTCATTTAGGGAAAAGAGGAAAGAAGATGTTTTGGAGGCACTTATTAAAGAGAGGGAAAAGTTGCTTCAGAAACACATTGATGATCCTGAAAAAATTGAAGTTGTGGCAAGAATTAGTTCAGGAAGGAAATCCAAAAATGTTGAAACAGAAGATGATGTTGAGCCAAATTTTATAGTTGAAGGTAAAGGACGCGGCAAAGGAAGGAGATGCGGCAAAGGAGGCAGACGCGGTAAAGGACGCGGACGAGGTGCTTCACATGGTGAATAATTTTTAAAGctgaaaaaataatttaatcttTAATGTTAATGTGTTGTAAATTTACTCTTTAGAAAGTACAGTTAATTCTaattttgatatagttactctctgTGATTTAGAATTGTTTGATATATGAGAGTGATTGTAACTTCTGCAGTATCTGTGTGATATTGTTCAATTTATAATATAGTAGTTGTTTTACAGATATAATTTACCTTTTTTCAACATCTAGTAACTCTATTGATATTCTactttattcaaatgaaattaTCTTTCTTCAAAGTTACTATCTGAATATATAGTTACGTTACATAGCATATAGTGACTATCATAAATTAAGTATTTTATTGCCATTAACCGTGGAATATAATGAGAATAAATGTAGTTTCTATTTTAAAGAAACAGTTACCTTtagaaaaatatagttactcttataAATTTATAAGTCATGTTTTATTCTATacaaaaagttactatatttatagaatagtaactatattaaagaaagagttactatatgtaaaATAGAGTAACCACAAAATGTGAAGCGTTAGCATATTATAAACAGTCAATAATTTTGTGTATAAATCATAAGTTATATAGTTACTCTCTTACAGATATATATAGTTACTCTCTTAcagatatagttaccttttataagatatagttactctcgTTTTGTATTATGTTACTTGATAAAAAGAAGTTTTATGGATTACAAAGAGTTACCATAagttcaaaatagtaactatgttATGTAAAGGAAAACTATAGTATAAACAGTCAATAAATTTGTGTATAATCATAAGTTATATAGTTACTCTCTTAcagatatagttaccttttacaagatatagttactctcgTTTTGTATTATGTTACTTGATAAATAAAAGTTTTGTGGAGTACAAAGAGTTACTATaacttcagaatagtaactatgtaatgTAAAGGAATACTATAGTATAAACAGTCAATAAATTTGTGTATAAATCATAAGTTATATACTTAATCTCTTAcagatatagttaccttttacaagatatagttactctcgTTTTGTACTATGTTACTTGATAAATAAAAGTTTTGTGGATTACAAATAGTTACTATaacttcagaatagtaactatgtaacGTAAAGGAATACTATAGTATAAACAGTCAATAAATTTGTGTATAAATATTGAAGTAACTGTATATgataatcaaacaaaaaaatcactaaaatagttgttctttaggTGTAAATAATTGAATATTCGGTGTCTTGGATCCAAAttctttgtgtttcttttttcctttctttgatGGCTGCTTGTAATTGTCATATTGAACCTTTATTCTCTTCTTACACTTTCCTTTAGTATTAGCGCGATCAAGATCAAGCACAATTGTTATTTCAGAATTAGTTGATTCCCCGTCTTGTGTTTCTCGTTGTGCTTCAGCTTTTGCCTTTTCTTGTTCTGCTATCTTTGCAgcttcttcttttgccttcctttcttcttccttttttatgatttcatcaaCTGCTGTATTATCAGTTTTAAACCTCTCCTCGATAAATTTTCTGGCCTTTTCTATCTTATGCCCTTTCAAAATTAAGTTATAGCATCTGTCATATAAAGTTTTAGTGTTAAGTAAAGTATCAACTGTAATTGTAACTATATGAAAATGACCTAATGTAAATTGAAAAAATTACCTTCTGATCATATGTAATCTCCAACCAGTAAAATTGTTGATTTCACCTTTCTCCTTTTTTATTGTATCAACCCTTTCCCATATCTGTTTCTTCGCATATCTAGTCCATCTTGTTGTTATGTAACGATCTGGAATTGTATTGATTGAATGTAAATGCAATATTCTCAGACAATGGAAGCACAACCATCCAGATTTTTCAAAGTTTTTGCATGTGCAAGTGACGGTTGAATCttccattttgaattgaaattctTGCCTTGATCCTCTTAGattatttacataaaatataatattattcAAAAGAACATCTACTTAAAATATTAAACAAAGATTTATAGTTTTTTACCTGTTATTCCTTCTGTCCAGACCTCAAAAAACACTGTTCTCTGAACACTTCCTTTGAACTTTGCACTACTTGCCACAGAAAGCTTGAACTCTTCTTCAAAATCACGGAAAAGTGTTATAGTGTATACATTCGCTGCCTGTTTTAATATAGCACTCATACTTAGCTCTGAAGTAGGTATTCCTCTTGTACAATCAAAATCgtttttttcttctgtttttcTCCATCGATTTATTGTAGCTTGAAAAATACTATAGAACTTTGTTAATGTTGTACTTTTATTTGCTTTAAATCCAACAGCATGGTTTGTACTTTCACTTCTTTGTGAAGAAAGTATACtagcagaaaaaaaaaatctttacttaaagctGTACACCATTTTTCTTTAAGACCATACAATCTGTTGAACCAGTCATCCTTTTCCAGCTTAAAAGTGTTGATCATAGATTTCcaagtttcttcaaaatcatttgGTTTTATACGCCCACTTAAACACTTGTAGAATGcgtttttgaagtttttatcAGACTTCAATAAACCAAATCTACTATTTGCATTTTTACTCAAGTGCCACAAGCATAACCTGTGTCTTGAAGAAGGAAAAACCTGAAAAACAAGAATGAATACATATAGTTACTTTCTTACAGAAATAATTACCATTTCACAGATATAGTTGCTCTCAAAATTAAATATAGTATTTtctaaaagagtaactatattatattaagagttactatatgtaaaGAAAGGTAACTATAAAAAATAACTAGTATAGTTATAGTTATTctcaatatatatattaatgttTTTAGTTATACtcagtaactatattttattaagagttactatttTCAAATAAGGATAACTATAAAAAATAATGAGTAATTATAAGAGTAATTTTCAGTAACACATGATATATGAAGAGTAACTATAGTAAACAAAGTGTTACTATATATAAAGAAGAGTAACTATAGAAAATAAATAGTTATTATGTATATAACGAGTAACTATTCTAATACAAACAGTGACTATAAGTGATAGacagtaactataatatatgaagAGGTACATGTTATATTACAGCAGCAATAGCTGCATCTTGATCAGTGAAAATTGACACAGGGTGCTTTCCTCCCATAGCCTTTAGAAAAGTTTCAAACACCCAAACTAAAGATTCAGTGGTTTCATCCCCAATGTAAGCACAAGCAAACATTGTGTTTTTTCAATGGTTATTGATACCAACAAATGGAGCACATATGAGATTGTACTTATTTGTTCTGAATGTAGTATAAAAAACTAGAACATCTCCATATATTTTGTAATCTTCTCTCATCATTGAATCCCTCCAAAATAGACACTCAACTTTTCCTTCATCATTGAGTCTTACTCTGAAAAAGAACTCAGGATCTATTGATTGTAAGTCATACAGTTTGTTCACTAGTGTTTGTGAATCCTTGTCATcaatttgcttcatttttaactTGTAGCAGTAGTTTAGATGATCAATCATTGTATGACCTACACCGTCTTCTCCTCCAGTTTCTATTGACATATATCTATAAGACTCCATTGGTCTAAGACCACATTCTAACATTGCCTCAATAGCGTCTTGTTTAGGCTCTGTCATTTGTCGTTCCGATCGGTGGAGATAATTACTTATTTCTCTTGTCAATGGGTGATTATGAACCACTACAtgcttttctatttcaaaatctcCATTTTCATTATTCTTTGCAAATATATGAGATTCACATTTTGTTCTTGTTATCATCACTCTCCTTCTCCTTTCGTTCTTCTTTGTATCTGATTGATCATCTTCATTTTTGAGTTCTTTGTTTTTAAGAGTGTCTCTTATTCCAACAGTAGAGCAGTAGAAGTATTTTCCATTAACAACAAtggttccttctttatatctattcttcccttttcgtacactaaaatcaataataGCAGCATGTTTGCAATATAGATCATAAATCTCATCGGTTGTTTTCCTTGCTTCTCCAATTAAACTGCCAACAAATTCTTTATCAATGTTTTGTTGCTGCTCATTATTTGGATTTTTAAAGATGTTGTGGTTTGTATCAATTGAATGTATGATTGAACCTGTACATATACAAATATTAGcttagtaactctttataaattatagttactctactcTAAATATAGTTTCTCTTTTTATGTTGTAATTACCCTATAGTTAATAAAGTAACTGTTTATATATAatagttattttttatttactatagttactttttatatgttatagttactttacTACAAATATAGTCCTCTTTacatgttatagttactctacagttaataTTGTTTGTGCTTATATGTAATAGTTACTCTTAATTTTATATAGTTAgtgtttatatgttatagttactctacagttactATTAAGTTACTATTAAGTTACTATTAGTCCTGtgtatatgtgatagttactatACAGTAAATATAGttcctctttatatgttatagttactgtACTACAAATATAGTTTCTTTCTAATATAGTTTCTTCgtttatgttatagttactctacagttaatatagttactttttataagttatagttactttactataaatatagttctctttatatgttatagttacacTGTACTTAATATTTTTTGtgtttatatgtgatagttactcttcattttatatagttagtgtttatatgttatagttactatacagttaatataactcctgtgtatatgtgatagttactctacacTATACAGttcctctttatatgttatagttactgtACTATAAATATAGttcctctttatatgttatagttactctactgaAATTATAATATTTAATGTGTGTGCACTATTATAACATCTATATTAAATAAGAGGATAACTATATCAAcataacagttactatatatttattaagagatactatatCATACCTTCTTCAATACAATGATCTGCAACCATAATTTGCGGAGATTTGCTTTCATCTTCAACGTCGTATACTTCTCTATGATTCtctaaatttttaaaaataataataattacgcAATCAGTATTAAAGTTACTATAATTCTTTGTAGTTACTAGGATTAGAATATTACCTTCATAATTATACATTACTTCTTCTATTGCGCGATTTAAATCGATATTCAAATCGATTAAATCCTCCTCCATTGTTGAAGCTCGAAGAGAGAGAAGctgttggaggagagagaagctgctagaggagagagattttagggtttagttcaaaattgggtcgcgcattttctgtttttttggaTCACGTGAAATCATCCTAATCAGCGCCCTaaattacctaattaccctggtccacgctaattatatggtggaccgggtccataCAAGTGGAATTGGAATGGCGATGTACTGATATACGCAGCGATGTCCGTTGATGGTACTTGCAGTGCCTTAGAAGCTGAAACTAAAAATTCACACTTTAGACTAGAGTAGGCATATGAAGAAGATATTTAGAGCGTCCTTAAACATGAACaaaataaatgttcacatgGATGACCaaattttttatgtttttcttaAATGACGAAAAAACAAAGTTGGTTCATCAAACGTTTGAAGGAGCACTACTTGAAAACATGAGTGATTGAGCAGGTAAAATGAGAGTTGATGGTTTCTAGCAAAACCGATCAACAAGTGACACCTGACTAGGGTTGTAAATGAGTCGAGATGAGCTTTTATCTGTTAGAGCTAAGCTTGATAAGGATTATTAGTGTTCGAGCTAACTCGAGCTTtgaaaaattcttgttcgagTATGGCTCATTAAGAATTTGGCTTGTTCGAGCTTTGTTCACTAACAAGCTAGCTTGTTTGCATTTTGAGCTCGAGCTCAAGCTCAAAAATAAACGAACCTTATATTACCTTTAACACAAAAATTTATGTGTCCATttaattttattacattttttcaATTCTTTCCATAATAAGATATAGGATACAAGTACTTCATGGCACGTTTCACCAACTCCGCCGACCATAACTAACTCACCCAAGGTCCATGGATGCTTGATGACAACTACCTCACCTTCGGAAAATGGGTATCAAACTTTGTACCAGATGACAACCCGATCAAAGTTCTCAGAACATGGGTAAGAATACCCAATATGTCTGTGGAATACTTCCCCATTCAATTTCTCAATAAAATTGGATAAAAAATTGGCAAAGTCCTGCGTGTTGACCGATCTACGGCCCAAGCGGAACGGGATCACATCACCAGAATTAGCATTGAAATCGATCTCACTAAGCCCTACtttcaaaattttggcttaaatAAAAGATTGGAGGATACAATACGTAAGGAATTGGAATGGCCTGCTTCAAAATGTGGTAAAACAAGACATAATGAAGCTAATTGTCCAACTAAAACAGCCGATGTTGATGATTTGATGATTATCAATGATCAACTAAAAAAAGCCTCCCTGGACGTTATACCGAAGTCTACTGAGAAACAACCAGAGGAAGTGCAAGACTTCGGGTCTTGGATGCTGGTGAAGAAACCGGTGCGAAAAAAGACCTCCAAAGCAGGATTAATCGGCTCTGGTGACCGGGAAAACCTCTTTGAGCAGTGCACAGGAAACTGGGAAAGCAGGTGAACGGGTAGGGAATCCTGAAGGACAAGCTAGAATCAATCAATTAGTCGCAAAAGGGGGATTGGATCGAGATTCTCGGTACTGGAAACCAGGATATTCAGGAAATTGAGGAGAATCATACTCCAATTACACAaaatcttatttacaatgggtgtacaataaatatcgtacaccgaagtaaaagttaactcaaaatgcttaaaagttaagcttatatatgtaaaagttacctattgttaaatgataaattttttcattttagtaaaacttatttcttcaaaatcactaataatgtataaaattaatcatttaaccctttaaaatatttatctatcaattttttttttactaatataaaagttaaacaaaattaggttaaagttacaaaaaaaaggggttaaagttatcttggtgtacaataaatttattgtacaccttgtgcgcgcaagaccttttgctcCAATTATGAAGGATAATCACCAAAATATCACACCTGTTGTGTATGAGTACTCTTCCTTTGAAACGGTTGACTTAGATTCAAACTCTCAAAATACTACCAAAAATTTGGGAAATTATCCCGCCTTTAATCTCTACCCTTTAAAAATTGGAAGATTAGTTACTGTTCCTTATACTAATTATGAACCGTAACTCCCcatatactaattatttattttactttttttttaaattaattatccTAATTTCTCTTTAACTAATTTGCCAATAATCTTGCTCCTAAGTACGAAGTATATTTAGAGCTGGGTACATGTACCAAATGTCCTGTTTGTACTAACTTtatcaattttgtttatttacgaTTTAGTACAACCGATCGATAAGATAAAAACCGACTTTGAGTACACCTCATTATAAACATAGTCGGGAATAAGATAATACGTTtgcatttccttttttattcaaatgaaatgtAGAACATGTACTGTGTATAGTATCGAGTTTCGAGTAtccaattttaattttcagttcttTTTGTTGAAAAGGATTCTCATGTACGTTtgcatttccttttttattcaaatgaaatgtAGAACATGTACTGTGTATAGTATCGAGTTTCGAGTATCCACTTTTTCAACTCTTTTGTTGAAAATGAAATATACATTGAAATTAGGATAGAATTCTCTCATTTATTATAGGATCTTTTGTCATTAAACACTTTAAAAAAACCAACTTTTGTAATTAAACaccttaattaatttaaattatatataaacaccttaaaaaatacaaaatttagAATTCAACACCGGTTGACGGTTTCCGTTAGAAAAAATGGAGGTGGGGCCCACACTTCATATACCCATCCAAATTTAGTTTCCTTCCACGATTCTTAGTTTATTTTCGTCCTCTTGTTCTAATTTCTTACCCGTGCGCTTCTTACTCTCCTGTTTCAACATCTCCAAAAAATAATTGCCTTCAAGTTCCTGAAATTGAAAGAGGGATTACGTTTCTAATCAATCAAGGGAAGAAAGAGAATAATCAAGCTACAGTCAGGTATGAATTAAGagtatttagttattaattgcTTATGAATATTGATAatttagaaattgaaattgaaattgaggtGTTATTCAGTGAAAATTAAACGACTTTTTCTGTACAATTCTTCCGAATTTAAGATTTATAATGCTTGAGTTGCTGAAATTCTATTGTAATTGGTGAAATACCCCCTAATTTGAGTTAGtgaaaaattagggttcataTGAAAATCGAATTGGGGATTTTGTGAATGTTAGTTGGTTTGTCAAATTAAGCTTATTGCGTGGTAATTACCTTGATTATCACCTAAAACATACCGTTTTATTTGACAATTGTAGGGAATATGCAATTCATAAGTTCATCTGAAAGAGAAAAGATGCTAGCTACTCACGATTTAATCACAGGGGTCAGTTCCCCTTTAACTCAACTCTTTGAGTTTCTGTGTAAATTATCATTATTGTATATTACTTTACTTGCACAATTATATTTTATTCTGATTTTCGATCCCTGTTTTTCTTTTGCACTTCAGTGTTAGTGATAGGACATGATTGTGCTCACAAGTCCTTTCAAAGAATAAGCTAGTTCAAGACATTGTTGGGACTCTTACCTTTATGCCATTTATATATTCTTACATTTATGCCATTTACATATCCTTATGAACCATAGTCAATGATTATGATTTTGTCTGGTTGTTACTCAAAAACAATACTACTATAATAGTTTTTGgaagcctattagctcaatggtagagcaatgtgcgATTGCACAttgatgtaggttcgaatcctacataggttgtaAAAGAAAAACCTATTGTGTCTCCACGACATAACTAACAAAGTCAACATGAGTAAGAAATGGTTAGCAGTTTTGGCTTTTGTTACTTAGCAGGTCTTCTTGAGTTCAGCTACAAACTCCTGTGACAGCTGATAATAATAGTCACTGGTTCGTGATCGCCTGTTAAGAATCAGCAGAGGCTCTTCCATATGACGACAATCTCCCATTTCTTGGACTCTAGAAGCTGCATCAGAAAGTACAACCTATCTACTAAACAAGATACTAAACCTAGAAGAATTGTGCACAAGCCTCAAATCATCTCAAATGCAAGAGAATGCCTGCATAACTCCTAGTGGAGAATGCCTGTTCATAACTCCTAGTGGAGAATGTCTGTGCATAACTCCTGGTGCAGAATACCTGTAAAGCCTGTGCAGAATGCAGATGCACCATTCTCCTATAAAGCCTATAACTCCTATAAAGCCTGTGCAGAATGTAGATGCACCATTCTCTTTCAGCTACTACCTTGCAGCCAACATATGCATACAAAATATACCAAGCCAAGGATACAGTAAAGTGCCAACCTTCTGCTAGACTACACTCCTCCTACATCTTACAGAGTAATTGAACGCAGTAACTAATGTATACTGATGATGCAGTCATGCAGCATACCAGAATTACAGGGAACAACACAAATTGAAAAATGCCCCAAATAAAGACTTCCATAATTGGATTAATATAAAATGCCTCTTAAATAGGCACTTACATCGTAGTTCAAATATCGTAAGTTGTGTTAAATAGACACTTACAACCGGACACCAAAATAAGTTGTTCACAAAAAATCCTAAGTTTTtgcaaacaagagcaacttGTTGAATCATAATGATTCCAATGTACACAAATTAGAACCTAATCACCGAGTCAGGTTGTTTTTCCTAGAAACTGACAACTTTTTGCGGGGAGGTGCAGTGCTTGTGGAAGCTTGGCTCCATGAAGGTGTTGTTTCTTCTGTTGGTTGGGTTTGATTCCTTTCTTGAGGAAATGTCCTATTTGCAATGCTATTAGGGCCTGCCCTTGCTGAAGCCTTTCATAAATGAAAGCAAGTTATCGGTTAAGGTGTAAAACAAAACAACAGTGCACACAAAATATAATAGAATTGCACTAACCTTTCTCGCATTCctctcttcctttttcttcctctGCATACAAACCCATGGTGTTTGTAGTGGAGGTCTGCCTGCAGATTTTGTGGCTGCTTCGCCCTTCATTGTTGTTGGTTGGAGCCCACAAGTTTTGGCATAATGCCCAAATCCAGCACATTTTTTGCATTGATTCTTCCTTTTTGGTTTCTTAGGTTGCTGATCACCTCCATGTGAAGTACCCTCTCCCTTTTCAAGCTTCCTCTTCGTGGATTTGGGTCTTCCAGGTTGTACTTTGTAGGCTGGTGGGTGTGGCTCTATCAAATTCATCTTTTCCCAATGTTTAGGTCCAAGCATAGGCTTAATATGAGCTTCATAAGCTAACCGATAGGTGGAGGTGAAGTAATAAGGGTGAACAAACAACTCGGGGTCAACTATTTTGTCTAAAATTCATGCAAAGGCATGTACACAAGGTATTCCAGTTAGCTCCCATTGATAACAACTACAAGTCTTTTCATCCAAGTCTACAACAACCTGATCATCCTTCAACTGCACCTCATAAGTGTCCCCTCTTGATGCAACTACTTTACAAGACCTAGTCATTTTTTCCAATCCATCGAACACTGTGCTCACATAAGGGACTAACTTCCCTTGCATTTTCTGGCCAGATTC
This sequence is a window from Spinacia oleracea cultivar Varoflay chromosome 1, BTI_SOV_V1, whole genome shotgun sequence. Protein-coding genes within it:
- the LOC110799755 gene encoding protein FAR-RED IMPAIRED RESPONSE 1-like; this translates as MFACAYIGDETTESLVWVFETFLKAMGGKHPVSIFTDQDAAIAAVFPSSRHRLCLWHLSKNANSRFGLLKSDKNFKNAFYKCLSGRIKPNDFEETWKSMINTFKLEKDDWFNRFILSSQRSESTNHAVGFKANKSTTLTKFYSIFQATINRWRKTEEKNDFDCTRGIPTSELSMSAILKQAANVYTITLFRDFEEEFKLSVASSAKFKGSVQRTVFFEVWTEGITDRYITTRWTRYAKKQIWERVDTIKKEKGEINNFTGWRLHMIRRCYNLILKGHKIEKARKFIEERFKTDNTAVDEIIKKEEERKAKEEAAKIAEQEKAKAEAQRETQDGESTNSEITIVLDLDRANTKGKCKKRIKVQYDNYKQPSKKGKKKHKEFGSKTPNIQLFTPKEQLF
- the LOC130465443 gene encoding protein FAR1-RELATED SEQUENCE 5-like, with the translated sequence MEEDLIDLNIDLNRAIEEVMYNYEENHREVYDVEDESKSPQIMVADHCIEEGSIIHSIDTNHNIFKNPNNEQQQNIDKEFNRYKEGTIVVNGKYFYCSTVGIRDTLKNKELKNEDDQSDTKKNERRRRVMITRTKCESHIFAKNNENGDFEIEKHVVVHNHPLTREISNYLHRSERQMTEPKQDAIEAMLECGLRPMESYRYMSIETGGEDGVGHTMIDHLNYCYKLKMKQIDDKDSQTLVNKLYDLQSIDPEFFFRVRLNDEGKVECLFWRDSMMREDYKIYGDVLVFYTTFRTNKYNLICAPFVGINNH